Proteins encoded within one genomic window of Candidatus Syntrophocurvum alkaliphilum:
- a CDS encoding HAD family hydrolase, which yields MKLAIFDFDGTLFTKDTLPCLGKEWLRQNRSKTRYIKIFLSIIPYVILYKLGVLDRDKMKISALKRFDQLFKGMTKKEIKTFFSKAYPHMRKLFNPNVVEEIKLAQNEGYHCVLLSGAYADLLNLVAKDLKIDSVIAVEITYNNDVFDHERDVPFINGESKLVLLKKLFLNHNIDWQSSRSYADSYSDLPVMKIVGQPVIVNPDEDLRTYGQKHNWRTIGA from the coding sequence ATGAAATTAGCGATTTTCGATTTTGATGGAACTTTGTTTACAAAAGATACCCTTCCTTGTCTTGGTAAAGAATGGCTTCGCCAAAATAGATCCAAAACAAGATATATTAAAATCTTTTTATCTATAATTCCCTATGTAATCCTTTATAAGCTAGGTGTATTAGATAGGGATAAAATGAAAATTAGTGCACTAAAAAGATTTGATCAATTGTTTAAGGGTATGACTAAAAAGGAAATAAAAACTTTTTTTAGTAAGGCCTATCCTCATATGCGTAAATTATTTAATCCAAATGTTGTAGAAGAAATAAAACTAGCTCAAAATGAAGGATATCATTGTGTACTTCTTTCAGGAGCTTATGCTGATCTATTAAATCTTGTAGCTAAGGATTTAAAAATAGATTCTGTTATAGCAGTAGAGATTACCTACAATAATGATGTTTTCGACCATGAAAGGGATGTGCCATTTATTAATGGAGAGAGTAAATTAGTTTTACTAAAAAAATTGTTTCTAAATCATAATATAGATTGGCAATCAAGCAGATCCTATGCAGATAGTTATTCTGATCTTCCAGTTATGAAAATAGTAGGTCAACCTGTTATTGTAAATCCTGATGAAGATCTTCGAACTTATGGACAAAAACACAATTGGCGAACTATAGGAGCTTAG